From a region of the Oncorhynchus keta strain PuntledgeMale-10-30-2019 chromosome 13, Oket_V2, whole genome shotgun sequence genome:
- the snrpf gene encoding small nuclear ribonucleoprotein F, with amino-acid sequence MSLPLNPKPFLNGLTGKPVMVKLKWGMEYKGYLVSVDSYMNMQLANTEEYVDGALAGHLGEVLVRCNNVLYIRGVEEEEEDGEMKE; translated from the exons ATG agtttaCCTCTGAACCCCAAGCCCTTCCTGAACGGCCTGACAGGCAAGCCGGTGATGGTGAAGCTGAAGTGGGGGATGGAGTACAAGGGCTACCTAGTGTCTGTGGACAGCTACATGAACATGCAG TTGGCGAACACAGAAGAGTATGTGGATGGAGCGTTGGCTGGTCACCTTGGAGAAGTACTTGTTAG GTGCAATAATGTTTTATATATTAGAGgagtggaggaagaagaggaggacggaGAAATGAAAGAATGA
- the amdhd1 gene encoding probable imidazolonepropionase isoform X2: MSNKLLVKNAKQVVLICNNGEKFLTKDGMLKLCVIENSSLVIGSDGLIKDIGPASTIDFQYAGVSFEKVIDATGMCVIPGLVDAHTHPVWAGDRVHEFAMKLAGATYMDVHRAGGGIHFTVEHTRAALASTLLASLTGRLGRMQRAGTTLVECKSGYGLELQTELKMLEVIETARRTLPINISSTYCGAHAVPKGKTVAEATTDILKVQLPRLRERMSAGALRVDNIDVFCEQGVFDLSSTRSILQAGLDMGLNINFHGDELHPMNSAQLGAELGALAISHLEEVTDEGIAAMATAKTAAILLPTTAYILRLPQPRARDMLEAGVIVALGSDFNPNAYCCSMPVVMHLACVNMRMSMPEALAAATINAAYALGRSHTHGSLEVNKHGDLLVLNAPRWEHLIYQLGGHQELIRYVVIRGNVVYNNDKTMDF, translated from the exons ATGTCCAACAAACTTTTGGTAAAGAACGCGAAACAGGTGGTTTTAATTTGCAACAACGGTGAGAAGTTCCTGACGAAGGATGGGATGCTAAAGCTGTGTGTGATTGAGAACAGTAGTTTGGTTATCGGGAG CGACGGCCTGATAAAGGATATTGGACCAGCGAGCACCATTGATTTCCAATATGCAGGGGTCTCGTTTGAAAAAGTCATCGATGCAACTGGCATGTGTGTCATTCCAG GACTGGTTGATGCACACACCCACCCCGTATGGGCTGGAGACAGAGTGCATGAATTTGCCATGAAG TTGGCTGGTGCCACCTACATGGATGTGCACCGTGCCGGAGGAGGGATCCACTTCACAGTGGAGCACACCCGGGCTGCTCTTGCCTCCACCCTGCTGGCCTCTCTGACAGGCAGGCTGGGTCGGATGCAGCGGGCAGGCACTACCCTGGTGGAGTGTAAGAGTGGCTACGGCCTGGAGCTGCAGACTGAGCTGAAGATGCTGGAGGTCATCGAGACGGCCAGACGTACCCTGCCAATCAATATATCGTCTACCTACTGTGGCGCACACGCCGTCCCTAA GGGTAAGACTGTTGCCGAGGCGACAACAGACATCCTTAAGGTCCAGTTGCCGCGGCTGCGTGAGCGTATGTCAGCGGGGGCCCTGAGGGTGGACAACATAGATGTGTTCTGTGAGCAGGGTGTGTTTGACCTGTCCTCCACACGCTCCATCCTGCAGGCTGGCCTGGACATGGGCCTCAACATCAACTTCCACGGAGACGAGCTGCACCCCATGAACTCTGCACAG CTGGGGGCAGAGCTTGGTGCCTTGGCTATCAGTCACCTGGAGGAGGTGACAGATGAGGGCATCGCTGCCATGGCGACAGCTAAGACCGCCGCCATCCTGCTCCCAACCACCGCTTACATCCTACGGTTGCCCCAGCCACGGGCCCGAGACATGCTGGAGGCTGGGGTCATTGTTGCCCTGGGCAGTGACTTCAACCCTAATGCCTACTGTTGCTCGATG CCGGTGGTGATGCATCTGGCGTGTGTCAACATGAGGATGTCCATGCCTGAAGCTCTGGCCGCCGCCACCATCAACGCAGCCTACGCCCTGGGCCGCTCTCACACGCACGGCTCCCTGGAGGTCAACAAACATGGCGACCTGCTGGTCCTCAACGCACCACG GTGGGAGCATCTCATCTACCAGTTAGGAGGACACCAGGAACTGATCCGCTACGTTGTCATCAGGGGCAACGTCGTCTACAACAACGACAAAACCATGGACTTCTAA
- the amdhd1 gene encoding probable imidazolonepropionase isoform X1, with translation MSNKLLVKNAKQVVLICNNGEKFLTKDGMLKLCVIENSSLVIGSDGLIKDIGPASTIDFQYAGVSFEKVIDATGMCVIPVVLFDYCVSGLVDAHTHPVWAGDRVHEFAMKLAGATYMDVHRAGGGIHFTVEHTRAALASTLLASLTGRLGRMQRAGTTLVECKSGYGLELQTELKMLEVIETARRTLPINISSTYCGAHAVPKGKTVAEATTDILKVQLPRLRERMSAGALRVDNIDVFCEQGVFDLSSTRSILQAGLDMGLNINFHGDELHPMNSAQLGAELGALAISHLEEVTDEGIAAMATAKTAAILLPTTAYILRLPQPRARDMLEAGVIVALGSDFNPNAYCCSMPVVMHLACVNMRMSMPEALAAATINAAYALGRSHTHGSLEVNKHGDLLVLNAPRWEHLIYQLGGHQELIRYVVIRGNVVYNNDKTMDF, from the exons ATGTCCAACAAACTTTTGGTAAAGAACGCGAAACAGGTGGTTTTAATTTGCAACAACGGTGAGAAGTTCCTGACGAAGGATGGGATGCTAAAGCTGTGTGTGATTGAGAACAGTAGTTTGGTTATCGGGAG CGACGGCCTGATAAAGGATATTGGACCAGCGAGCACCATTGATTTCCAATATGCAGGGGTCTCGTTTGAAAAAGTCATCGATGCAACTGGCATGTGTGTCATTCCAG TTGTGCTCTTTGATTATTGCGTTTCAGGACTGGTTGATGCACACACCCACCCCGTATGGGCTGGAGACAGAGTGCATGAATTTGCCATGAAG TTGGCTGGTGCCACCTACATGGATGTGCACCGTGCCGGAGGAGGGATCCACTTCACAGTGGAGCACACCCGGGCTGCTCTTGCCTCCACCCTGCTGGCCTCTCTGACAGGCAGGCTGGGTCGGATGCAGCGGGCAGGCACTACCCTGGTGGAGTGTAAGAGTGGCTACGGCCTGGAGCTGCAGACTGAGCTGAAGATGCTGGAGGTCATCGAGACGGCCAGACGTACCCTGCCAATCAATATATCGTCTACCTACTGTGGCGCACACGCCGTCCCTAA GGGTAAGACTGTTGCCGAGGCGACAACAGACATCCTTAAGGTCCAGTTGCCGCGGCTGCGTGAGCGTATGTCAGCGGGGGCCCTGAGGGTGGACAACATAGATGTGTTCTGTGAGCAGGGTGTGTTTGACCTGTCCTCCACACGCTCCATCCTGCAGGCTGGCCTGGACATGGGCCTCAACATCAACTTCCACGGAGACGAGCTGCACCCCATGAACTCTGCACAG CTGGGGGCAGAGCTTGGTGCCTTGGCTATCAGTCACCTGGAGGAGGTGACAGATGAGGGCATCGCTGCCATGGCGACAGCTAAGACCGCCGCCATCCTGCTCCCAACCACCGCTTACATCCTACGGTTGCCCCAGCCACGGGCCCGAGACATGCTGGAGGCTGGGGTCATTGTTGCCCTGGGCAGTGACTTCAACCCTAATGCCTACTGTTGCTCGATG CCGGTGGTGATGCATCTGGCGTGTGTCAACATGAGGATGTCCATGCCTGAAGCTCTGGCCGCCGCCACCATCAACGCAGCCTACGCCCTGGGCCGCTCTCACACGCACGGCTCCCTGGAGGTCAACAAACATGGCGACCTGCTGGTCCTCAACGCACCACG GTGGGAGCATCTCATCTACCAGTTAGGAGGACACCAGGAACTGATCCGCTACGTTGTCATCAGGGGCAACGTCGTCTACAACAACGACAAAACCATGGACTTCTAA